CACGAAGTACACCCCGCCGCTGTCGCTGACCCGGGCCGCCAGCGCCTCGATCTCGGCCGCCTCGGAGATGACGCCGAGCTGATCGCGCAGCCACTGCACCGCCGAGCCGGTCACCGCGATCGAGCCCTCCAACGCATAGACCGGCCGGTCGCCGCCGAACTGGTAGCACACCGTCGTCAGCAGGCCGTGCTCGCTCACGACCGGCTCGGCGCCGGTGTTGAGCAGCAGGAAGTTTCCGGTGCCGTAGGTGTTCTTGGCCTCGCCCGGGGCGAAGCAGACCTGGCCCACGGTGGCGGCCTGCTGGTCTCCGAGGTCACCGGTCAGGGCGATCCCGGCCGCCGCGCCGGCCACCGCGACCTCGCCGTAGCCGGCTGGGTCCGAGGACGGCCGGATCTCGGGCAGCATCGCGCGCGGGATGCCGAAGAAGGACAGCAGCTCCTCGTCCCAGTCCAGGGTGCGCAGGTCCATCAGCATCGTCCTGCTGGCATTGGTGACGTCGGTGAGGTGCACGCCGCCGGAGACGCCGCCGGTCAGGTTCCACAGCAGCCAGCTGTCGGTGGTGCCGAACACCGCCTCGCCCGACCCGGCCGCGGCCCGGACCCCGTCGACGTTCTCCAGGATCCACTGGATCTTGCCGGCCGAGAAGTAGGTGGCCGGCGGCAGGCCCGCCCTGGCCCGGATGACCTCGCCCCGGCCGTCGCGTTGCAGGGCGGCGGCGATCCGGTCGGTGCGGGTGTCCTGCCAGACGATGGCGTTGCAATAGGGCCGTCCGGTGCGGCGGTTCCAGACCACCGCGGTCTCGCGCTGGTTGGTGATGCCGAGCGCGGCGATGTCGGCGGCGGCCAGGCCCGCGGCGCTGATCGCGGCCTGCAGCACGGCGGCGCTGCGCTGCCAGATCTCCACCGGGTCGTGCTCGACCCAGCCGGACCGGGGCAGGATCTGGCGGTGTTCGAGCTGGTGCTTGGCCCGCTCATTGCCGCCGTGGTCAAAGACCATGCACCGGCTGCTGGTGGTGCCCTGGTCGATCGCTGCGACGAAGTCAGGCACCGGCGAGCTGCCAGCCACGCGCTAATCCCGAGACCCGCCTGCTCAGCCGCATGCCTCATTATCTTCGCCGGCGCCGGCCGCGCCGACGGCGGGCCGGGCACGGCTCGCCGCTGAGCATTTCAGTTCCTGCGTTACCGACCCCGCGCTAGTAGCCTGACCCGGTGCGAGGTCAACCGGCGCCGAGCCGTCGAGCGGCCGGGCTGGCGCTCGCCGCCATCACCTCGCTGGCCGTGCTGGCCGGGCCCAGCAGCGCGCTG
This genomic stretch from Jatrophihabitans sp. harbors:
- the glpK gene encoding glycerol kinase GlpK yields the protein MAGSSPVPDFVAAIDQGTTSSRCMVFDHGGNERAKHQLEHRQILPRSGWVEHDPVEIWQRSAAVLQAAISAAGLAAADIAALGITNQRETAVVWNRRTGRPYCNAIVWQDTRTDRIAAALQRDGRGEVIRARAGLPPATYFSAGKIQWILENVDGVRAAAGSGEAVFGTTDSWLLWNLTGGVSGGVHLTDVTNASRTMLMDLRTLDWDEELLSFFGIPRAMLPEIRPSSDPAGYGEVAVAGAAAGIALTGDLGDQQAATVGQVCFAPGEAKNTYGTGNFLLLNTGAEPVVSEHGLLTTVCYQFGGDRPVYALEGSIAVTGSAVQWLRDQLGVISEAAEIEALAARVSDSGGVYFVPAFSGLFAPYWRSDARGVIAGLSRYHTSAHLARATLEAICYQSRDVIEAMARDSGVSLDVLKVDGGVTANNLCMQLQADILGVPVSRPVVAETTALGAAYAAGLAVGFWKDTDELRANWNQAERWSPRWSDQQRADGYAGWQKAIGRTLDWVDVS